TGACCCCCAGCGAAGTGAGGGCCTCCCGGACTTCGTCCAGTTTTCCAGGTTTGATAATTGCGATGATGTATTTCATTTTCTTTGTTCCCCCCTCTCAAAGGATTGTTGGGCCCCGTTATCGGGGCCGTCCTCAAAAAGGCAAGGGCTGTGCCATGTTAGTCCGCAACAGGTGCTGTCGGTCTAAAATGCCTTGTTTTTCAAATAGATAGTCGTTAATGCCCTGCAGCCATACAAAGAAAAAGGCGCGTTCCCCGGCGTCCGATTTGAACAATTACACGGCATTCATCACAGAGGAGCGGTTGCCTGTATCTTAGGCAGAAAACCTTTTTTCGCGGGATGCCGTAGTTGTTTCTGGCATATGCCTCGGTGTTACAGTAGACTTGGGGACAGTGAAATCATCCTGCGGTAAAAATGGGGGATTCCCTTGAAATTCAGGTCCGGAGCGTTGGACCGCAGTGATCAGGGCAAAATCCGGCGTGATCGGAACCTCCGTATCATCTTCAGCGTGACCCTCATATCGGTTCTGGGTGTGGCCAGCATCACCCCCGCTTTTCCACGAATCATCAGGGACCTGGGAATTGAACCGCGGCAGGTGGGGCTTCTCATCACCACGTTTACCTTTCCGGGCATGATCCTGGCTCCTTTTCTCGGCGTCCTGGCGGACCGATACGGAAGGAAAAGAATACTCGTCCCTTCCTTGCTCCTTTTCGGTCTGGCGGGCAGTGCGTGCGGGTTTGCCGGAAGCTTCCATGTCCTGCTCGTTCTGAGGTTCTTTCAGGGGACCGGAGCCGCCGCACTGGCATCTCTCGCGGGTACCATCATCGGTGATCTCTTCCCCGGTAAGGAGAGGGCGACCGCCATGGGCTACAACGCCACCGTCCTGTCGGTGGGCACCGCAAGCTATCCGGCCATTGGGGGCGCCATGGCCCTTTTTGGATGGTACTATCCCTTTTTCCTACCCCTGCTGGCACTGCCGGTGGCCTATGCGGCTCTTTTCCACCTGGAAAATCCTGAACCGAAAGGGGGCAAAAATTTTGTCGACTACCTCAAAGGGGCATGGGGAGTTCTGAAAAACAAGGATGTTCTGGGTGTTTTTCTGGTAGGCATCGCCACCTTCATCATCCTTTACGGTTCCCTGCTGACATTTTTCCCACTCATGGCGAGTGCAAGGTTTGGGGCCTCTACCATGACCATCGGGCTCCTCATGTCGGTCATGTCGGTAAGCACCGCCCTGACCTCGACCCAGATGGGGAGATTATCTGCGAAGTTTGGTGAGAAAAACCTGATCAAGGCGGCCTTTCTATTCTATGGCGCGGCCCTCCTTCTTATCCCGGCAATTTCATCCGTGTCGCTTTACGCCCTCCCGGCTGTGATCTTCGGCCTGGGCCACGGGATGAACATACCGGCTATAATGTCCCTCATGGCCGGTTTCGCTCCCATCGAGCATCGGGGGGTTATCATGTCGGTTAACGGCATGGTGCTCAGGCTGGGGCAGACCGCCGGGCCTCTGGTCATGGGTGTCGCCTACACACTGTGGGGAATCGCGGGACCCTTTTACG
This region of Deltaproteobacteria bacterium genomic DNA includes:
- a CDS encoding P-II family nitrogen regulator (indirectly regulates nitrogen metabolism; at high nitrogen levels P-II prevents the phosphorylation of NR-I, the transcriptional activator of the glutamine synthetase gene (glnA); at low nitrogen levels P-II is uridylylated to form PII-UMP and interacts with an adenylyltransferase (GlnE) that activates GlnA), which translates into the protein MKYIIAIIKPGKLDEVREALTSLGV
- a CDS encoding MFS transporter — encoded protein: MDRSDQGKIRRDRNLRIIFSVTLISVLGVASITPAFPRIIRDLGIEPRQVGLLITTFTFPGMILAPFLGVLADRYGRKRILVPSLLLFGLAGSACGFAGSFHVLLVLRFFQGTGAAALASLAGTIIGDLFPGKERATAMGYNATVLSVGTASYPAIGGAMALFGWYYPFFLPLLALPVAYAALFHLENPEPKGGKNFVDYLKGAWGVLKNKDVLGVFLVGIATFIILYGSLLTFFPLMASARFGASTMTIGLLMSVMSVSTALTSTQMGRLSAKFGEKNLIKAAFLFYGAALLLIPAISSVSLYALPAVIFGLGHGMNIPAIMSLMAGFAPIEHRGVIMSVNGMVLRLGQTAGPLVMGVAYTLWGIAGPFYAGAVLALAVSIGGVIAVKY